In Rhipicephalus microplus isolate Deutch F79 chromosome 7, USDA_Rmic, whole genome shotgun sequence, one genomic interval encodes:
- the LOC119179271 gene encoding E3 ubiquitin-protein ligase Siah2 — MADVGACLGNFRETCSTGGPVAANSAGSLASGEDRCRGSWDTFLARTTLFRDYKVQYRIDSENVVVTATNFRRVEAFCWVALQTCLGRDFVVMLRKRNNRVSRNHFFGAVLLIGLSEEALRFLYRFELRGAEPALVTETERSGGGLVLDMSTAERLCNGADLILGVTVSVAPSLSGDNVL, encoded by the exons ATGGCTGATGTTGGCGCATGTTTAGGAAACTTCCGTGAGACTTGCTCGACTGGAG GCCCCGTTGCTGCAAACTCGGCAGGAAGTCTTGCAAGTGGCGAGGATCGCTGCAGAGGCTCGTGGGACACATTCTTGGCACGCACGACTTTGTTCCGAGATTACAAGGTGCAGTATCGCATAGACA GCGAGAACGTGGTCGTGACGGCGACGAACTTCCGGCGAGTCGAGGCTTTCTGCTGGGTGGCGCTGCAGACATGCCTGGGCCGCGACTTCGTCGTGATGCTCAGGAAGAGGAACAACAGGGTCTCGAGGAACCACTTCTTCGGCGCCGTGCTTCTCATCGGGTTGAGCGAGGAGGCGCTACGCTTCCTGTACCGGTTCGAACTGCGCGGCGCCGAACCGGCTCTCGTG ACCGAGACCGAAAGGAGCGGAGGTGGCCTGGTGTTGGACATGAGCACGGCCGAGCGCCTCTGCAATGGCGCCGACCTCATCTTGGGCGTCACCGTCAGCGTCGCCCCGTCCTTGAGCGGTGATAACGTGCTGTAA
- the LOC142767412 gene encoding uncharacterized protein LOC142767412 isoform X1 produces the protein MPSGGPSYGSYCCVSWCFNNGRTHKKPGTSFFRVPRDGRMKAWMQYAGRDDLLSKPASLLYATYRVCSDHFTAQSFMDPGHTRLTRMAVPSVQPAAPCSLSVASSSDCDMAAEAALQGPAVEASESGSHTLRCPDEQGGSSLVAGERISDDFVLPEKTLTSRSAVTKGTCVAGRSQDCSDSIVRGTEQASQDPPEDVSANSSTPECLRENVRSCVPATMSPSMKYKQTIKHLQAKVAAQRKTIKRLQRQPHQAPSSTTKALEVIRPHVTEEVFKLLSAHVRLRPKCKGKRFPVWFKKFALHLNFRGPRAYRFLAPYFSLPSRRSLRRWLANVKMTPGIIPGILSSIATNTQAWNERDRVCALVFDEIALKKNLYYDASRDVVQGFTDDGTHRTSTIADRALVFLLVGVSRKWVQPVAFTIGHTSTPSSVMHNLLVSLILELRSIIIAVKAVICDQGSSNVSLANQLKVTVAKPFFEVNGERVYYIFDVPHLIKTTRNNVQAHKLYIGDDIVNWSHIVSLYQSSHELRLRLAPKLTERHVHQKPFSNMKVSRATQVFSASVSIAITAMVYAKVLPASAITTAQFCDRMDRIFDALNSSSKKRTSQKLRHAIMKNDSELIDFLRGQLPWIASWQFVGRRQPQTIVGWQITIQAICQLWDDLSKNYNFEYLLTRRLQQDPLENIFGHIRQKQGCNTNPNVAQFICGLKHICIRKLFKLSEYGNVEDDECDLLQEQLSPFSLTSASLVDNEECAQPQPDDFPALDDLSELATNIHSHIIDDSAAYYVAGFLIKHFLRNACDGCSCPQLLKDDSETLKGTHQYFTMLKAYHVPSKLFGNLTVPSEAAFAYVQQLESRFLAIIEATAHHLKVCDVLYHHLSSVGDFHFCSAGCRAKFLKMFCRVRLCWHVRFVNRNLDRVRFQSSISGMQLDKFKG, from the exons atgccgtccggcggtccaagctacggcagctactgctgtgtatcgtggtgcttcaacaatggcagaacccacaagaagcctgggacgagtttcttccgcgtaccacgggacggcag gatgaaagcatggatgcagtatgctggacgcgatgatctcctgagtaagccggccagcctattgtacgcaacgtacagggtttgtagcgaccattttactgctcaaagtttcatggaccctgggcacacaaggcttacaagaatggctgttcccagtgtgcaaccagctgcaccat gttctctgagcgtcgcttcaagtagtgactgtgacatggctgcagaagctgcactgcaag gacctgcggtagaggcttcagaaagcggctcccacacattgaggtgccccgatgaacagg gtggcagctcccttgtagctggtgaaagaatttctgatgatttcgtcttgccggagaaaaccttaaccagtcgttcagctgtcacaaaaggaacttgtgtggccg gccgctcgcaagattgttccgacagcattgtccgaggcactgaacaagcttcacaagaccctccagaagacgtctccgccaacagctccacgcctgagtgccttagagaaaatg tgcgttcctgtgtgccagcgacaatgtctccatcaatgaagtacaagcaaaccattaaacatctgcaagccaaagtagcagcacagcggaaaactatcaaaagactgcagagacagcctcaccaagcaccgtcatcgactacgaaggcccttgaagttatccgaccgcacgtcaccgaggaggtttttaaacttctttctgcacatgttcgcttgaggcccaaatgcaagggcaagcggtttcccgtgtggttcaagaaattcgctcttcacttaaacttccgaggtccgcgagcataccgatttctggctccgtatttttctttgccctcccggcgttcattaaggaggtggctagctaatgtaaagatgactccaggcataattccaggaatcctttcttccattgcaacaaatactcaagcttggaatgaacgggaccgagtgtgcgctttagttttcgacgaaatagcactcaaaaagaatttgtactatgatgcttcaagagacgttgtccagggttttacagatgatggcactcatcgcacttcaaccatcgctgatcgagcactggtttttcttcttgttggtgtttcgagaaagtgggttcaaccggttgcttttactatagggcacacatcaacaccatcatctgttatgcataacttgctggtgtcactcattttggagcttaggagcattattattgcagtgaaagcagtcatttgtgaccagggcagttcaaatgtaagtctcgctaaccaactaaaagtgactgtagcaaagcctttttttgaagttaatggtgagcgggtatattacatttttgatgttccgcatttaattaaaacaacgcgcaataatgtccaagcacacaagttatacattggggatgacatcgttaactggtcgcacattgtaagcctttaccaatcctcacatgagttgcggttgcgattggctccaaagttgactgaacggcacgttcatcagaaacctttttctaatatgaaggtcagcagagcaactcaggtcttcagtgcatcagtttcgattgctatcacggcaatggtgtatgcgaaggtgctgcctgcctcggccatcactacagctcaattttgtgatcgtatggacaggattttcgatgccttgaacagctcgagtaaaaaaagaacttcgcaaaagctgcggcatgcaatcatgaaaaatgattcagagctgattgacttcctccgaggccagcttccctggattgcatcatggcagtttgttggcagacgtcaaccacaaaccatcgtaggttggcaaattacaattcaggcaatttgtcaactatgggacgacctctccaaaaattacaattttgaatacctgttaacacgcaggcttcaacaggatcctctggagaacatatttggccacattaggcaaaaacagggttgcaacaccaaccccaatgtagcacaatttatttgtggcctgaagcacatctgcataagaaaactcttcaagctgtcagaatacggaaatgtcgaggatgatgaatgtgacctcctccaggaacagctgtcgccattctccctcaccagtgcgtctcttgtggataatgaggagtgtgcacagccacagcctgacgactttcccgctctagacgatctctctgaacttgcgacaaacattcactcccatattatcgatgactccgctgcatattatgtagctggttttctcatcaaacacttccttcggaatgcatgtgacggttgcagttgcccacagttactgaaagacgacagtgagacgcttaagggtacccaccagtatttcacaatgctcaaagcataccacgtccccagcaaactttttgggaatctcactgtgccatcagaagcagcttttgcatacgtacaacaacttgaatctcgctttcttgccataattgaggccactgcacatcacctgaaagtgtgcgatgttttgtatcaccatctgtcaagtgttggcgattttcatttctgctctgctgggtgtcgcgctaagtttctgaaaatgttttgccgggttcgtttatgttggcatgtgcgttttgtgaaccgaaacttagacagggttaggttccagtcttcaatctcgggcatgcagcttgacaagttcaaaggttag
- the LOC142767412 gene encoding uncharacterized protein LOC142767412 isoform X2 has product MPSGGPSYGSYCCVSWCFNNGRTHKKPGTSFFRVPRDGRMKAWMQYAGRDDLLSKPASLLYATYRVCSDHFTAQSFMDPGHTRLTRMAVPSVQPAAPCSLSVASSSDCDMAAEAALQGPAVEASESGSHTLRCPDEQGGSSLVAGERISDDFVLPEKTLTSRSAVTKGTCVAGKLYVHFNTRVD; this is encoded by the exons atgccgtccggcggtccaagctacggcagctactgctgtgtatcgtggtgcttcaacaatggcagaacccacaagaagcctgggacgagtttcttccgcgtaccacgggacggcag gatgaaagcatggatgcagtatgctggacgcgatgatctcctgagtaagccggccagcctattgtacgcaacgtacagggtttgtagcgaccattttactgctcaaagtttcatggaccctgggcacacaaggcttacaagaatggctgttcccagtgtgcaaccagctgcaccat gttctctgagcgtcgcttcaagtagtgactgtgacatggctgcagaagctgcactgcaag gacctgcggtagaggcttcagaaagcggctcccacacattgaggtgccccgatgaacagg gtggcagctcccttgtagctggtgaaagaatttctgatgatttcgtcttgccggagaaaaccttaaccagtcgttcagctgtcacaaaaggaacttgtgtggccggtaagttgtatgttcacttcaacaccagagtggattga
- the LOC142767742 gene encoding endothelin-converting enzyme 1-like, with protein sequence MRRTDVMITISTSHREYFLVALQLIAQKETVVELVIGWLCVQFTSWFANRQLIANYHGYGEDVAAQHQRACLSFTLATMGVALFVPFVASVYTEPVRADATRIARAVRRTVYQSLDRATYPWFEMDVVFSIMNIASAHDLEARFSRFPDMEVSFVRNVRDAANALRQTDADAIGTQIHTWMLRDQLYAFFTYPDRLDYTLKPSVLAPPVYHVSAPPPVRLGTFGVEVAKATIFSYVDLRDEGHSTDSLDIFRGCFYAAMYEDRPREADAEWERRVGLHMASGAAIDVALAVLRTEASFDEQRLPDVPLSGRQLFYVMLCYMQCGAQHGAALCNEPLKHKEDFSDAFACPPRSKMRSRHQCKSFV encoded by the exons ATGAGGAGGACTGATGTGATG ATCACGATCTCGACGAGCCACCGGGAGTATTTCCTGGTGGCGCTGCAGCTGATCGCGCAGAAGGAGACCGTCGTAGAGCTCGTCATCGGCTGGCTGTGTGTCCAGTTCACCTCGTGGTTCGCCAACCGACAGCTGATCGCAAACTACCACGGCTACGGCGAGGATGTCGCGGCGCAACACCAGCGCGCGTGCCTGTCCTTCACATTAGCGACCATGGGAGTGGCCCTGTTCGTGCCGTTCGTGGCCAGCGTATACACAGAACCGGTGCGCGCCGACGCTACACGCATCGCCAGGGCCGTACGTCGCACCGTGTACCAGAGCCTCGACAGGGCCACCTACCCTTGGTTTGAGATGGACGTAGTCTTCAGCATCATGAACATTGCCAGTGCGCATGACCTCGAGGCCAG GTTCTCCCGTTTTCCGGACATGGAGGTGAGCTTCGTGAGGAACGTGCGAGACGCTGCTAACGCCCTCCGTCAGACAGACGCGGACGCCATCGGTACGCAGATTCATACGTGGATGCTGCGGGACCAACTGTACGCATTCTTCACCTATCCCGACCGGCTAGACTACACCCTCAAGCCTTCCGTTCTAGCGCCACCCGTGTACCACGTGTCCGCGCCCCCGCCGGTGCGCCTGGGTACGTTCGGCGTCGAAGTGGCCAAGGCCACCATTTTCAGCTACGTCGACCTTCGTGACGAGGGCCACAGCACCGATTCCCTAGATATCTTCCGAGGCTGCTTCTACGCAGCCATGTACGAAGAC CGACCGAGGGAGGCCGACGCCGAATGGGAGCGAAGAGTGGGCCTCCACATGGCGTCCGGTGCTGCAATAGACGTTGCGCTGGCGGTGCTCAGAACGGAGGCGTCCTTCGACGAACAGAGGCTGCCCGACGTGCCTCTGTCGGGACGCCAGCTGTTCTACGTGATGCTGTGCTACATGCAGTGCGGGGCGCAACACGGCGCGGCGCTGTGTAACGAGCCCCTCAAACACAAGGAAGACTTCAGCGACGCCTTTGCGTGCCCTCCTAGAAGCAAAATGCGATCGAGGCACCAATGCAAGAGCTTCGTTTAG